CTTGAGGAAAGTGCCTTATTTCAGAATCTGAACGATATACattatactcatcatcatcatcatcactccTGATGCCACAGAAAAACCAAGCAGTGTAACGGGTTATAATACGAAAATAAAATACTACTTTTGTTTGTCCATGTGACAAGTACTCCTTTAGTGCAGTAATACTAGTGCATTAGCTTTACGAGATGACATTGTAAATGATGACAAAGTGATCAACCACCATCCTCTAACCTGTATAAGTTCTGTTACATGTTAAAGCTCGCACACCCCTCTCACTGGTTGGTGGAATACAGGCTATCAGTTTAAGACCAAAACATATTAATAACCATGTAGTAATTGTCATGTCCTACAAGATTTAtgcaaatattaatatatatcctTGCAAATATTATGCTCAACGTCAttacataaatgaaaaaaaaaaaaaaagaataaaagaaagatttgcAATATGTTTGAATCCAAGAGAGAAAAGATATATTGGTAGcaacgtctttttttttttttaaaaaaaaaacatctgtAATAAATGAGCAGGTTAAAAAAGCTCTCTCGCACAATAAATGTCCCAAGTGTGAATCCAAGAGAAGGAAATAGCAGCAGAGACAATCAAACCTGTGCATTGAAAATCCATAATGGTTTGGATTTCCCATATCTACAACAAGGTCATTGCTCCTTCCCGACACTAACTCGCCTTGCGTCTTCATGCTTGTTTCCATCAAAGATGATTGCTGTGGGCTGAGACCTGAACTGTGTTGAACTTGTTGATAAGGATCGACTGTGTACCGCATTGAGCTAAGTGCAATGGTACTACTGTTAGCAGTGACACTAGATTTTGAGCTGGCCAAACTTGTTGCTGATGGTGAAGTACTAAGATCCAGGTTGGAGATCTGGATCCCATTATCAAGAGTAGCTATGCCCTGCTCCCATTGCTTGAAACAATAATTACATACCCGAATCTTCTCCCACTCTTCCCGGGCAGTCGTTGGGTCACCAGATGGGGCAGGAACTGAATTTGAGGTGCACCTAGCACAGAAAACTCTGCCACAAAGACGACAATGGTGTCTACGATTGAATATCGTGAACTGAGAATCACACTCGTAGCATACCCTACAGCTATGATCGGGCATCCAAAAATCCCTCGACACATTAGCTGGCTCGGATCGCCAAGGGATCCAGGATTTCACAATGCCAACTAGCTCAGATAACGTCTTGTCGGGTGCATCCATCGACAAATGGTCCGATTGCCTTGTTCATTATGATATGCTCATTTGCCACTCTTAACAAACCATATAGTGGTATCAAGGACGggtaaagaaaaacatatatcaATCCTACAAATTGAACCAACCTGAAGAACAAAAAATCCAACATGTAACTGGGCATTACAAAAAGCATCGAAGACCAAAATTCATTTGATGAACATTCATCAGCAATCTCTGACAGCATTACGGCAGCTCTTGATTCTCCATCTCATATTCTTAATGAAACAGAATGCTTCCTCCTTCCATCTATCCACCACCACATTCTAATCATCTAAACCTGAACCCCTACTTCTTGCACAATTAAGCTTCTGATGATAATAAAAGATCTCGTTAATTCTGAACCACAACGCAAATGAAATTCAAGCACGCTTCTTTGGGTGAACCAGCTCAAAACCATCTGTATTCCATCACTCCCACGCGGTACCCATCAATTCCTCGAGAAGATGTACAATGCAATTTCGATCCAAACTGAGGCAACCTTTCTGAATTCGATATCCAAGAGTTCCACTTACAATTGGATGAAACACTCAGTTTAGCTAAAACATGCGCGGCTTATCTTGACCCTTTTCCCCTTTAGGATCTCCGACAAGCAAGCCCCATATCCGAATTAAACTCAGTGATCCAAACAACTAGTATTTCTAGAGCTTATGATAATAAAATGTAATGAAATTCTGCCACTGAAAGAACAATAATTTGAAACAGGTTTATGCAAATTCTGATCATAATTAAGTGTTTTACCTGTAAAACCAATCAAATTACGTCGAAATCAGATCATCTTCGGGTGAAAGACGAAAGGGGGCACCTTCGAACCACGTGTACAGAAAACCGTGACACACCGAAAGTTCCCAGACAAAAAAGGGTAGTTGGAAAACCTGAGAAAAAACCCACCACCCAAAAAGCGATTTCCGTTTACGCTTCAAAACCCAAAGGCTTCAATTATCGATCTTTCTGGTCATTCACAGAGAGCCCCTCGACATTTTAcaccccaaaaagaaaaagaattccAATGAACGATGTCTCTCGTGTGAGTCTCTAAAGTTTTCTGCGTATGCGTCGAAGAAAACAAACAATCAGATGAggtttatataaattctatctCTCTTTCTGCCATGGAAACgagccttcattttttttctttttctaactaAAGAATGAATTTGTTTGGCACTCCCGATTCAGGGTTTTATTTcgtcttttttttcccccccttTAACTGTTTAATTATTGACATTTTCCCGTGGCAGAGAAAGAGACACTGCTGACGTGTATGCATGCTGCATCTCCGACGGCaatcaaatagaaataaataaatgaaaacctaatccaaaaaataaattttgaaatattaaaaattatagtaaaagtatttcatttcatctcattattataatttttataaattctcacataaaatataataaataaatcaattttttcaaatctcaaaacataataatattaaaaaataatattctaacagtattttattcaacttttaacttttatctaaaattatattattttatcttactaTCAAAACTGCACTTTATTAAGTTTAAtagttattaaaatttatttttaaagaaatattaatctaattattatttttaatatgttctttctttccttttctcgtTACTCAAACAAAAGAACTTGGTCGAATCTAACGGGGGAACAAAAGCTTACATTTGCAGCTCTActcatcaaattttaatttttatgttaatttataaatttaattttattaaatttctatataaactaaatatttgtCTTTAAATTTTAAGCAGTCCGGTTTATATCTgtaacccatctcaactcatcttattattatttattactattcatcaactttaactcataaatcttattattatttaactcatcttcaaatATAAACTACACCTAAATATTTTAGTGTAACAGGGGCATGCATGCATTCGCAGCCACCGCAAAACACAGCTCAATTTGACGGTTTGACCACACAGTTTTTGgactcttttattattattaatttattaatttattgatgCTAATCTCTCCTTCCCAAAGAACCAAAACCGCGTAGGCAGCTTGTCGAAGTAACAAAGATGCCGCAGCCCAACAGATCTGCCTGTTTTAAGGGTAAGAAAACTCACAATTTAgtaattcaaatatatatataattttttttataatttatttcataacTATGTATAAAATGAAAGTAGAGTATAGATtaatctcaatatttaaaaaatatatatttttttaaaatgaactGTAAATtacttgatttaaaaataaaatagttgtCACTTGTCACCAGCATTGCACTTGGGAGGTGACGAGATTGGTGTCCACCTCAACTCAACTCAAGTGTGAAGGCTTTAGACAGgacataatttataatattggtaGGGGCCACACGTTGGCAGCTGTCTCATAACAATCGACACTTTGTAACCTTATCCATCCAAGTCCAAGATGATAGTGGGATTTGTTTAAGCAAATGATTTAACTTGCCCTTAAATTTAGAGGCATAGATATCACAAATCCTGATTTGGAGGTGCGTACGTGTTTGTTTGGGATTAGAGCATCGTGATCaatcatcatctttttattttttttagttcagtAGATTGATTTTCAATGATCTCATTTCAAATCGTGGCTATCTTTGATACATAGCTActttatttccttttacaaaaatgcccACTTCTTTATATGAAACAGCAATCAAATTGAAAATCGCGTCGACCTAGGTATAAAAAATGACAggttctatttatttaatttagaagataaattttaaaatttggatcatataaatttaaaaaatttatattttcaaattagtatATAGAGCATACttaataaagtatttatatggcataatttgatttgaaagataaattttaaaattaaaatcttataaatcaaatcttaccactTAAATAATATAGGCAGTATTTTATACACACtggtttaagaataaaataactctataaattaaatcttatcatttaaataatatgaatgtTGCACTCTATACATCACTTTGAAAATAtaacaacttataaaaaatttaaaaaaaaaagagaaaaataaaactcaatcaaaatatatagaagaaatatAGCATAAAGTCCAGAGGGAAACATATATATCCCATAGCAATGAAAGGGTGTCCAGCcgatccataaaaaaaaatacaaaggtgtgtccaagaaagaagaaaaccgGACGTTATAAGTTAATGTTTGCATGAAgtcaagaaagaagaaattaacctcatttgttttctcaaaatatttcaactcatctcatctaatcattacaattttttcaaattttcacataaaataatataaataattcaactttttcaaatatcaaaacaaaaataatattaaaaaaatatattctaataatattttatttaatttttaacttttatctcaactcattttatctgcaATGATGCTTTAAATATTCGattgatgagtttttttttattctaattgaAACATATGGAATTCAATCATGGTGAATGGAATCTGTAAAATTTATACGAGGTTCTTGTGAGTCCCTTCTGTTGGGATCgagaataatataatatatgcatgggTATAATTAGTGGGGTATGGATAATGGAACTAGCTGTGCAATCCTGCCCTATTGCTTAAAGTTTGCATTGAGGAGTAGTAGTGTTCTGTTGCCTGCTTGAACAAGCTACTCAGCAGGCCTTGGGTTTTCAAAACTTTCCTTGGATTCAGAGTCTCAGACTGTATATGGAGAGACCAAGTTTTTGGATTCCTTCAGCTTCAGCATCTATATATGCATCTTGGATGGAACCCGTCGAGTCTTTAATTAGCTAGGCTCGTGATCTTTCGCTTTATGTGTTGGGTTTTGTTGGGAGAATATTGGAGGTTacaagaaaactatttatttatggataattattttttacgagaaattattatttcctaCTAAAAGTAGtctattttcatcacaaatgaTTATTATCGTCgtaaataatccgtcacaaatttttttttttttttttatagcagcAGGGGCATCAAAATCGTTGGCTTGCTTGCTACCCTCTTTTCTAGCAAAATATTTAATGCTGATCAACAAATTAAACTCGGATTCATAAAGTTGCAGGACAGGCCAATAATTTTCAGGGCTTcttcagcattttttttttttttttttttgttctttgggCTCATCCTCAGAAGAAAGCATGCTAAGAGCCATTCATTCATGGGAAACATGATAAGGATTATAATTAACTATAGTTCGTTCATTGGTAATTAGAATGCCAAACCTTGTGGCAATTCAACTGATCCTGATCTGGAGATAGAAGAAAGCATAGCAATTATCCACTCTGTGGCTACATATATGGCATGAGAAACTGTCTATTTACAGGCAATTTTGCAAAGTACAAAAGGATATATATTAGACGCCATGCAATAATTATTAAGTTGAATTAGACGTGAAAACCTAATAGGGTCTCAAGTAAAGCGTCGAAAGGATCCACTCTTTGGAAAAACTACCTACTTCAGGGCTTCTTCTTTTGGCCTCGGAAGAAGCTTTTCCCTCAGCTCCGCAACATCAATATCATCAAAGTGACTTTCTGGAATCCAATGGCCACTTTTTGGATCTCTCATCCAAAAGATCCCCTTCGTCTGCTCCGCGGCCACCGCACTTCCAGACTCGGCTGCCTTCCTCATCGCTGTCAATACTGGCTCATGTACTCTTGCATTCTCCACTGCCACTGAATATGATCTCCGACTACTGTAACACAAAATGAAGCAAAAACACAaccagaaataaataaataaagattctATGTCGTTATCACACGTATATATCAAGAATAAAGAATCCTTTAGACTGCAACCAGTACtgtgtaaaaaaaatgaggaggaCGAATGATGATAGAAGATTATATTATAAGGGAAAAACAAGCATGCACTAACCTCATAATTAGGAGAAGGGTACTGATCTTGATGGGAGCCTTAGCCatgatcaaaagaaaaacaaatggagaTGCACGCAGATAACAGAGGTGGAAGGAATTAATTGAAAAGAGAAGAGTATTGGAAGATATATAATGGTGTACTTGTACACGAAGAGATTCAGAAGAAGAAGGGACTCTAATATAGGCAAAGAGAATGCATGTGGCCGGGTGGGTCTTTGTTGTAAGTTAATGAAAGTGGGAGAATCTTTGTGGTTTCGGTTTTTATTGTAGTGGTACTCGAATTTGATATTAACATCATGAATTGGGGAAACCCCATTAATGGCAGTAGTAGTGATAAGTAAAGAGGATTTATTCCTTTTCAtgagtactctctctctctctcattgcttTCAGCTCTATTCTTGCATGgtcctctctcactctctctctcactctatctCTCTCGCTTTTCCCGAGCTATTTCACTTGATTACATCACAGTCATTAGATCAGCACGCTGTCTGATATGATTAATGGCCGCAAACTCACCCCCAATATTATAATTAGAAGAAGGAATTTATCGATGAAATTAGGATTctctataatttataatataattttgccGGTGGAATTCCTAATTAAACCCCCAATCATTATTTCTAAGTAAATGTTTCGAATTCAGTAACATTTTACTGTACAAGTACTTAGTTAATAATTATAGTATTTTTTGTGGTTAAATTGCaatgaaattattaataaagCATTAATGATACTCTAAATTATATACATGATTATAACTATTAAGACGTACGGCGAGATCTGAATTAGGATAATTATATGGCATATATACCctctctttatatttatatatatatatatatatattcttgaattctTTATATTTGGCATATTTATATGTTCACACCAGCTTTAAATTTACCCAATTCcaaatcttttttcttatttaaccGTCCTAGCTAGttatactactatatatataactgctCTCAATACTTCATTTGGACATTACTAGTAAAATTTTATGTCTTTGGTCTTAAGATTAATGCGTctaatgaatttcaaaatattatgaatgacattttcaattcattcaatCACTTTACCATTGTTTGTATTGATGATGTCCTTATCTATTGATAAACAGTACCGAAAAAAGTTTTTTTCGTTTATGGAAATGATCACaagaaattatctttttttttttttttttttgttcaaaagaaatgatattgttctctattaagaaaattaaattattccaaaccaaaattctttttcttgattatgATATCTCTAAAGGACAAGTTCATCCTATAAATATGGTCTAATTGTTGACCAATAATATGCAAAGAGTTattgacaaaattattttgttcaatAACCTTCTTTATTTCACCAGAACTAGAAACATTTAATATACCGGATATCATATGTGtgatgttgttttttttaaagattgtgTTGAGGGATGATCTATAAAATAGAAACTTATAAACAatgatttcaatatatttttatctttctaaataaaaaaattaactttaagAAGCGTTATTTGTTTTCCTAAAGATCAGGATTCAAAGCAAACACTAGCCAAAAAAATTCTTAAAGTTGTCGAGAATATGTGACCAACTTGGTCGCCAAGATTATGGAAAAGCATAATTAATTGACAGGGAAAATGCATGACAATATATGATATGACTCATGAATTTAATACAAAGATGACATGAAATGGGTCGTGTCGTATtgatcaatttataattaattattaaactaatCAAAACGAGTGACACGACAATATGACATgttatttaaataagttgtgtTAAGATTTAAATGTCTAACCCGTTTAGCTTAACATATCAAGTTTGTGTTGACTCATATAGTTGAATGTGACTTAACACGACCCCCAAAAATGAATTGATGCCCCTAAGAAAATAATGAGTATCTAGGATCTCTTGCCAGTcttttgttatttaaaaatatgccctactttaatttttggtttttaaattcGATTTTCCTCTAATGCTTGGTTTGGTTCCACAAACTttttaaactatctcatctcaacatctaaacatcatttaaatacaaatatttttcaatttcaacgttttcatctaataatcattacctaatcattacaaattttctaaacttctaaacaaaacataaaaaacaattcagctttttcaaatctcagaacaaaaattatattttaattctcttttaactttataatttttgtattcaactttttctctcttatttttcaaagtcctataaaaattttaactcaaattattttactattattcataaattatctaattactactatttataaatttcttataatctCATCTGTACAAACAAACTAGCCtgaaaaaaagaatagtaatgATCCATGTCTTGAAGTTGAAGGAAAGCATCTATATATGCAGTCTAGTCGGTCGTCCATTATAGATATAGAGGATGCATTCAGCACGCACGAGAGTACGTCGTACCAATATCgacctacgtacgtacgtacacccaataattaataaattaagctgtgtattctttttctatatattcGACGTTCATGTATGAACGTAGGGTACAGCCCGCGGTTTTGCTTATGTTGTCCTCTTAAGGCAACAGAGTAAAGTGGGATACATAATTGATGC
Above is a genomic segment from Juglans microcarpa x Juglans regia isolate MS1-56 chromosome 1D, Jm3101_v1.0, whole genome shotgun sequence containing:
- the LOC121261935 gene encoding protein SENESCENCE-ASSOCIATED GENE 21, mitochondrial-like isoform X2 — protein: MAKVPMINTLLLMISRRSYSVAVENARVHEPVLTAMRKAAESGSAVAAEQTKGIFWMRDPKSGHWIPESHFDDIDVAELREKLLPRPKEEALK
- the LOC121261935 gene encoding protein SENESCENCE-ASSOCIATED GENE 21, mitochondrial-like isoform X1; translated protein: MAKAPIKISTLLLIMSSRRSYSVAVENARVHEPVLTAMRKAAESGSAVAAEQTKGIFWMRDPKSGHWIPESHFDDIDVAELREKLLPRPKEEALK